DNA from Sphingomonas psychrotolerans:
AGCAATCGGCGAGACGGTCGATCTTGTCCTCGGGCACCTGGAAGAAGGTGTCATGCATGCCCAGCGGGCCAAGGATGCGTTCGGCGAAGAAGCGGTCGAGCTTCATTCCCGAGACGCGTTCGACGACCGCGCCGAGCACGTCGGTCGACACCGAATAATTCCATTCGGCCCCCGGGGAGAATTCGAGCGGCAGTTTACCCAAAGCCGCGACGAACTCGCCGAGCGTCAGATTGCCGTGCCAGCTCTCGAGCTTCGACTCGCGATAGGCGGCGTCGACACTGGTGCGCTCCTGAAAGCTGTAGGTGAACCCCGAAGTGTGGCGGAGCAGATCGATCATCCGCATCGGCTCTGCGGTGGGTTTGGTCGCGAAGGGCGCGCCCGTGCCGCCGCCGGCATAGACGCCGAGCCCTTTCAGCTCGGGCAGGACGTGATGCACCGGCGTATCGAGCGCGACCTTCGCCTCCTCGACCAGCATCATGAAAGCGAGGCTGGTGATCGGCTTGGTCATCGAGGCGATGCGGAACAGCGTACCTTCATCGACCGTGGCGCCGCCCTCGCGCGCAGCACCCTGATGCGAGAAATGGACGACCTCGCCGTCGCGGGCAAGAAGCAGCTGGGCGTGGGGCAGCTTGGCCGAGTCGAGGTAGCGTTCCTTCACGAACGCATCGATCCGCGCGAGCCGCGAAGCATCGAATCCGTAACGTCCGGGCCGTGTCATGTGCATTGCGAGCGGCATACCTCTCGTTCGAATTCGGTCATACCCACCTTGTCGGCGGTGCGCTTCCCCTATTGCCTTGAGCGCGGCGCGAATCAACACTAACGTTGTTTTTTGTCGGGGCAGCGATACCCAAACCCGACATTCAGAAAATCACATTGGAGAGATGTCGCCTTGGCCCCCGATCCGATTGTTCCGCTCGACCCCGACTGGCCCAGGATGTCGCTCGAGCAGACGAAAGCGCTGCTGACTGCCCCTGGCGCGAAATTCGAGATGGAGACCGTGGATATCAGAGGCGTTCCGACGCGGGTGTGGAAGAATGCGCCGCCCTCGCTGCGCGTGCTGGCGCAGATGGTGCGGGCCTATGGCGCGCGCGAGTTCACCATCTACGAGAACGAACGCGTCACCTTCGAGGCGAATTACCGCGCGACGGCGCATATCGCCCGCAAGTTGATCGAGATGGGCGTCGGCAAGGGCGACCGCGTCGCGCTGGCGATGCGCAATCTGCCCGAATGGCCGGCGATCTTTTTTGCCGGCGTCAGCATCGGGGCGATCATGGTACCGCTCAACGCGTGGTGGACGAGCGGGGAGCTCGAATATGCGATGAAGGATTCGGGCGCGAAATTGCTGTTCGTCGACGGCGAGCGGCATGAGCGGCTCAAGCATTGCTATGCTGCCGCGCCCGATCTCGAGCGCGTCGTGGTCAGCCGCGCCAAGGGCGATCTGGAAGCGCCGGCGGCCGCGCTCGAATCGCTGATCGGGGCGGTGAGCGATTGGACGTCGCTGGAGGATGTCGGCTTCCCCGATGCCGACGTGGCGCCCGACGACGACGCGACGATCTTCTACACCAGCGGGACCACCGGCAGCCCGAAGGGCGCGCTGGGCACCCACCGCAATTTCGTGACGAACATCATGTCGAGTGCCTATGTCGCGGCGCGGACATTGCTCCGGCGCGGCGACACTCCGCCGGCGATGCCCGAGCCCAAGGTGATGCTGCTGGTCATTCCGCTTTTCCATGTGACGGCGTGTTCGGCGGCGATGATGGGGGCGGTCGCGTCTGGCTCGACTCTGGTGTTCATGCGCAAATGGGATCCCGAACTGGCGATGGGGATCATCCAGCGCGAAAAGGTCAACGCCACCGGCGGGGTGCCGACGATCGCCTGGCAATTGCTCGAGCATCCGGCGCGGGCCAAATACGACCTCTCCAGTCTGGAGACCATTGCTTATGGGGGCGCACCTTCGGCGCCCGAGCTGGTCAAGCGCATCCATCAGGAGTTCGGCGCGCTGCCGGCCAATGGCTGGGGGATGACCGAGACCACCGCGACGGTGACCAACCATTCGGGGGAGGATTATCTGGCGCGGCCCAACAGCGCCGGGCCGCCGGTCGCGGCGGCGGACCTGAAGATCCTGTCGCTGGAAGGGGAGAGCGAGCTTCCGGTCGGTGAAGTGGGCGAACTCTGGGCGCGCGGGCCGATGATCGTGAAGGGATATTGGAACAAGCCCGAGGCGACGGCGGAGACCTTCGTCCATGGCTGGGTGCGGACGGGGGATCTCGCGCGGCTCGACGAGGAGGGGTTTCTCTTCATCGTCGACCGCGCCAAGGACATCATCATCCGCGGCGGCGAGAACATCTATTCGAGCGAAGTCGAGGACGTGCTCTATGCGCATCCGGCAGTGACCGATTGTGCGTTGGTGGGGGTGCCGCACCGGACGCTGGGCGAGGAGCCTGCGGCGGTGGTGCATCTCGCGCCGGGCAAGTCGGCCACCGAGGCCGAGCTGCAGGACTGGGTGCGAGCGCGACTCGCGGGGTTCAAGGTGCCGGTGCAGGTGCGGTTCGTGAAGGACGTGCTGCCGCGCAACGCCAACGGCAAGATCTTGAAGACCGAGCTGCGGGCGCTGTTTGCGGGGGAGGCGGTGGCCTAGCGGCGAGCCCGCACGCGTTCGGCGGCGAGAGCGATCAGCGCGCCGGCGGCGTAAGCGAGGAAATCCCGCCACTCGAAGCCATAGCCCAGCACGGTGCGCGCGATCGGGTTGCCCTGAAGGCCGAGCCAGTCGAGCACGCGGAGCAACTGCCCCAGTTCGATCACGGCGGCGATCAGGAAGGCGATTGCAGCAGCGGGGATCACTTCGATGCGGAATGCGGCCCTTAACGCGGTGTAGACGAGGATCACGGCGAGTGTATCGCCCAGATAGGGGCGGACGAACCGGTCGCGCACGAACAACGCGATTCCGATCTCGATCAGGAGCAGACCCAGCGTAAGCAGGGCATAGCCGCGGTGAAAACGCATGTCGTATCCCTCAGCGAACGACGCGTTCGACGGCAGCGTTCCAGCCCTCGATCCGGGCGTTGCGCGCGTCGGCGCCGAGCTTCGGTTCGAAGGTCGTGCCCGGGCCTCGCATCTGCGCGGCTTCCTCCAGCCCGCTGAACAGCCCACAGCCCAACCCCGCCAGCATCGCCGCGCCCAGCGCAGTCGTCTCGGTGAAGTCGGGCCGGTCGACGGGGATGTCCAGCATGTCGGCGAGGTCCTGCGCCATCCAGTCGTTGGTGACCATGCCGCCGTCGACGCGCAACCGCGCCCAATCGGCGCCGTCCGCTGCAAAGGCGGTCTTCAGATCGTGGCTCTGGTGCGCCATGGCCTCGAGCGCGGCGCGGACGATGTGGGCATGGGTGCTGGAAAAACTCAAGCCGGAGAGCGATGCCCGCGCATCGGGCTCCCACCATGGCGCGCCGAGGCCGCTCAATGCGGGGACGAGATAGACTCCGCCATTGTCCGGGACCGAGCGGGCGAGCGCCTCGGTCTCCGGTGCGGTCTCGATCAGGCCTATCGCATCGCGCAGCCACTGGATCAGGCTGCCGGCGACGAACACCGACCCTTCGATCGCATAGGTGCGGCGACCGCCGAGCTGCCACAGGACGGTGGCGAGCAGGCGGTGCTTCGAGGCGGGCGGGGCAGGGCCGGCATTGGTGAGGACGAAGGCGCCGGTGCCGTAGGTGGCCTTGGTATCGCCTTTTGCGAAGCACGCCTGACCGATCGTCGCGGCCTGCTGGTCGCCGGCAAGGCCGCAGATCGGGATCTCGCCGCCGAACAGCTTCGTGGCGCCGAAGCGGCCGGCGCAATCGACGATCTCGGGCAGCGCGTCGCGGGGCGCCGAGAACAGGTCGAGCAGACCGTCGCTCCAGCCGCCCGAGCCGAGACCCATCAGCAAGGTGCGCGAAGCATTGGTGGCGTCGGTGATGTGGAGACCGCCACTGTTCTCATTGGCGGTGAGCTTCCAGACCAGCCAGCTCTCGATCGTGCCGATCGCGAGGCGGCTACCGGCCTGCTTGAGCTGGGGCCAGTTCGCCATCGCCCACGCGATCTTGGTGCCCGAGAAATAGGGATCGAGCAGCAAGCCGGTGCGCGCTTGCACCCCCGGCTCCTCGCCGGCCTCGCGCCACTCGCGGCATAGTGCGGCGCTACGCCGGTCCTGCCAGACGATCGCGGGGGCGAGTGGCTCGCCGGTGGTTTTGTCCCAGAAGACGATCGTCTCGCGCTGGTTGGTGATCCCGATTGCGGCGATCTTGCCGGCGCCGCCGGCCTTGTCGACCATTGCCTTCGCGCAGGCGAGGGTGCGGTTCCAGATCTCCGCGGCGTCGTGCTCGACCAGCCCGGGAGCGGGATAATGCTGGGTCAGTTCGGCCGAACGGCTACCGAGGCATTCGCCCGAGGGCGCGAACAGCATCGCGCGGGTGGAGGTGGTGCCCTCGTCGAGGACCAGGAGAAGTTCGCCCATGCCCCAGCCTAGCCCGGATTGCAGGCCGCGCAACCGCCCCCTAGAAGCGGTGCGAAGGAGAACGAAGGGTGGACGAGCAGCCGCGGGCCATGGGCGGAGGCAGCGAGCGTGACGGGGGCATCCCTCCGGCCGCACCCCGCGCGCCGATCCTGTCGAGCGAGCCGCATGAGAGTGTCGGCGAGGGGCTCAAACGCGACCGGCTGATGGCAGCGCTGGCGCTGATGATCGGCGTGGGGTTGTTGTTCGCGATTCCCTTTGCGCTGCGCGAAGGCTCGCCCTTCTTCCTGCCGCTGACCGCAGCTCTGGTGATCGCGATCGCGCTGGTACCGATGCTCGAATGGCTCGAGCGGCATCGGATGCCCGCGCCGCTGGCGGCGTTCGTCTGCGTGCTGCTGTTCCTGAGCGTCGCCAATATCGCATTGGCGTCGATCGTGGTGCCGGCGTGGCAGTGGATGCAGCGGCTCCCCGAGAGCATACCCAAGATCCAGCATAATCTCGAGCCGCTGATCCGCTTTTATTCGCGACTCGAGCGATTCGTCGACAAGACGCTGACCAACTTCGCTTCGACGCCGGTGCGCCAGCCCGAGACGATCGCGGTGCCGCCGCCGCGCTCGTTGCTCGATCTGTTCACCACTTCGGCGCCGTCGGCGCTGATCGAGATGTTCTTC
Protein-coding regions in this window:
- a CDS encoding serine hydrolase domain-containing protein, which produces MHMTRPGRYGFDASRLARIDAFVKERYLDSAKLPHAQLLLARDGEVVHFSHQGAAREGGATVDEGTLFRIASMTKPITSLAFMMLVEEAKVALDTPVHHVLPELKGLGVYAGGGTGAPFATKPTAEPMRMIDLLRHTSGFTYSFQERTSVDAAYRESKLESWHGNLTLGEFVAALGKLPLEFSPGAEWNYSVSTDVLGAVVERVSGMKLDRFFAERILGPLGMHDTFFQVPEDKIDRLADCWALDESGKRVLYDRGDASAWSRFPRLVSGGGGLVSSALDYHRFCTMCLNGGALDGVRLISPKTIELMTMNHLPGGSDLATMSRSLFSEATNAGTGFGLGFAITTDVARTLVPGSAGEYYWGGMFSTAFFVDPVERIHMVFMTQFTPSMRYPIRRELKTLIYSALVD
- a CDS encoding class I adenylate-forming enzyme family protein — encoded protein: MSLEQTKALLTAPGAKFEMETVDIRGVPTRVWKNAPPSLRVLAQMVRAYGAREFTIYENERVTFEANYRATAHIARKLIEMGVGKGDRVALAMRNLPEWPAIFFAGVSIGAIMVPLNAWWTSGELEYAMKDSGAKLLFVDGERHERLKHCYAAAPDLERVVVSRAKGDLEAPAAALESLIGAVSDWTSLEDVGFPDADVAPDDDATIFYTSGTTGSPKGALGTHRNFVTNIMSSAYVAARTLLRRGDTPPAMPEPKVMLLVIPLFHVTACSAAMMGAVASGSTLVFMRKWDPELAMGIIQREKVNATGGVPTIAWQLLEHPARAKYDLSSLETIAYGGAPSAPELVKRIHQEFGALPANGWGMTETTATVTNHSGEDYLARPNSAGPPVAAADLKILSLEGESELPVGEVGELWARGPMIVKGYWNKPEATAETFVHGWVRTGDLARLDEEGFLFIVDRAKDIIIRGGENIYSSEVEDVLYAHPAVTDCALVGVPHRTLGEEPAAVVHLAPGKSATEAELQDWVRARLAGFKVPVQVRFVKDVLPRNANGKILKTELRALFAGEAVA
- a CDS encoding ribosomal maturation YjgA family protein, which gives rise to MRFHRGYALLTLGLLLIEIGIALFVRDRFVRPYLGDTLAVILVYTALRAAFRIEVIPAAAIAFLIAAVIELGQLLRVLDWLGLQGNPIARTVLGYGFEWRDFLAYAAGALIALAAERVRARR
- a CDS encoding FGGY family carbohydrate kinase translates to MGELLLVLDEGTTSTRAMLFAPSGECLGSRSAELTQHYPAPGLVEHDAAEIWNRTLACAKAMVDKAGGAGKIAAIGITNQRETIVFWDKTTGEPLAPAIVWQDRRSAALCREWREAGEEPGVQARTGLLLDPYFSGTKIAWAMANWPQLKQAGSRLAIGTIESWLVWKLTANENSGGLHITDATNASRTLLMGLGSGGWSDGLLDLFSAPRDALPEIVDCAGRFGATKLFGGEIPICGLAGDQQAATIGQACFAKGDTKATYGTGAFVLTNAGPAPPASKHRLLATVLWQLGGRRTYAIEGSVFVAGSLIQWLRDAIGLIETAPETEALARSVPDNGGVYLVPALSGLGAPWWEPDARASLSGLSFSSTHAHIVRAALEAMAHQSHDLKTAFAADGADWARLRVDGGMVTNDWMAQDLADMLDIPVDRPDFTETTALGAAMLAGLGCGLFSGLEEAAQMRGPGTTFEPKLGADARNARIEGWNAAVERVVR